A genome region from Populus alba chromosome 3, ASM523922v2, whole genome shotgun sequence includes the following:
- the LOC118049136 gene encoding uncharacterized protein produces the protein MSCGQRRWVPLVGLTGYVSYAPALVVRQLGGMQFVPRTMGIAQFFGLFKDPIAKEVLEIIKQDWKHLVLVEIEGLKDPSASEGYAKWRDLAASAVPCVGAKSPQAVEEPIKRKRVNNEDELRRLRNIGPPSKIHNTRQRKRMENEERSQPEAQYQRELEGVRNDVAHLTSMLEKILRAKDGEGTSTQPNEAPAAAQIPVTPINVGENTPNKQHPNPTRPIQIPVTMDLTNEDPHDVKFSNHEGYDKWIALEERLRAVEGNDLFDPIRAAEICLVPNIVIPKKFRVPEFIKYTGMECPKTHLRSYYNKMAEVIHDDKLLIYFFQDSLTGSALSWYMRLDNARIRKWTDMADAFLKQYKFNLEIAPDRTSLIAMEKGNQESVRAYAQRWRDQAINVQPPLIETEMVTLFANTFRAPYYEHLMGSSAQHFYDAVRIAERIEQGIRSGRIAEPIEKKGFFGKKKEIEVNNLEGSIENCVAFKKRVSQLIKIGWVTFEDSPNVNSNPLPKHATSGSGVNTMEVGSKEKVLKVTMARLYEMLVQSGHLEKPSEHYVRENDFCPFHKKKGHHIDECIEFHQKVARMLTLGELRIEAARDNEEIEMIENQGKCRVQSTANGLSKLVLTKPSYANKVDYGMMLGDYGYTSNIETHLPLFRTEISGLTRSGRCFTPEELEKQRKAKGKEVLDLDKEFEVNKPVTEEETNEFLKLMKHSEYCIVDQLKKTPAKISIMSLILSSEPHRNALQKVLNEAYVPQDIEQKTMEHLVGRIHAANYLYFTEDELDAEGTGHNKPLYVTVRCKDCLIGKVLIDNGSALNVLPRHMLDEMPVDPSHMQPSVMTTRAYDGSPRQVIGSIEVELAVGPQVFLVTLQVMDIHPSYSMLLGRPWIHSAGAVTSSLHQCLKYIANGVLVTVKVEETISMVRNVAVPFIEAEDCKDGNLHAFEVVNTEWVPENTVVRKPEISEATKMAAKSFLKNKIPFPYDIEQGRLEWMDIIKLKAAEQRFGLGYKPKKADYKRAAGARKEKRMARIEGRKPEEESLAIPPIRISFPKAAYVMQPDKGHGNLLQKFFSMNINTLEENQVKNIADKIESERRDEELPQLTIHTLEEVTVKTFVRKLAEGEKFQNWETQEAPLVFKM, from the exons atgagttgtggacaaagacgTTGGGTACCATTAGTAGGGCTTacaggttatgtgagttatgctcctgcCTTAGTGGTAAGGCAACTTGGGGGCATGCAGTTTGTTCCCaggactatgggaattgctcaattctttggtttgttcaaagatcccattgCAAAAGAGGTTTTGGAGATCAttaaacaagattggaagcatctggTTTTGGTTGAGATAGAAGGTTTAAAAGATCCAAGTGCAAGCGAAGGATATGCAAAATGGAGAGACTTAGCTGCTTCAGCCGTGCCTTGTGTAGGAGCCAAATCTCCTCAAGCTGTAGAAGAGCCtattaagagaaaaagggtTAACAATGAAGATGagttgagaag ATtaagaaacataggtcccccttctAAAATCCACAACActcgacaaagaaaaagaatggaaaacgaagaaaggtCACAACCGGAAGCTCAGTACCAAAGAGAGCTTGAAGGAGTTCGGAATGATGTGGCGCACCTAACCAGTATGttagagaaaattttgagagcTAAAGATGGAGAGGGAACGTCTACTCAACCTAATGAAGCACCAGCAGCTGCTCAAATTCCTGTCACACCTATAAACGTGGGGGAAAATACACCAAATAAGCAGCATCCTAATCCCACTCGGCCCATCCAAATCCCTGTTACAATGGATTTAACAAACGAGGATCCACATGACGTCAAATTCTCTAATCATGAAGGGTATGATAAGTGGATTGCACTAGAAGAAAGGCTAAGGGCAGTTGAaggaaatgatttatttgatcCAATTAGGGCCGCTGAAATATGTTTGGTGCCTAACATCGTAATTCCAAAGAAGTTCAGAGTGCCGGAGTTTATTAAGTATACCGGAATGGAATGTCCAAAGACTCATCTTCGTTCCTACTATAACAAGATGGCAGAAGTTATCCATGATGATAAATTGTTAATTTACTTCTTCCAGGATAGCCTGACAGGATCGGCCCTCAGCTGGTATATGAGGTTGGACAATGCTAGGATAAGGAAATGGACGGACATGGCAGATGCTTtcttaaagcaatacaagttcaatcttGAGATTGCTCCTGATAGGACAAGTTTGATTGCCATGGAAAAAGGAAATCAAGAGTCGGTGAGGGCTTATGCTCAAAGGTGGCGAGACCAAGCTATCAATGTACAACCTCCACTAATAGAGACGGAGATGGTGACATTGTTTGCCAATACTTTTAGGGCCCCATATTACGAACACCTTATGGGTAGCTCAGCccagcatttctatgatgctgtgCGAATTGCTGAAAGGATTGAGCAAGGAATTCGAAGTGGGAGAATTGCAGAACCTATAGAGAAGAAGGGTTTTTttgggaagaaaaaggaaattgagGTGAATAACTTAGAAGGCAG CATCGAAAACTGTGTAGCTTTTAAGAAGAGGGTATCACAGCTTATCAAAATCGGATGGGTCACTTTTGAAGATTCGCCTAATGTGAATTCAAACCCTCTACCCAAACATGCTACAAGTGGTAGTGGAGTGAATACTATGGAAGTTGGTAGCAAAGAGAAGGTGCTAAAAGTGACCATGGCGAGGCTGTACGAGATGTTGGTACAATCTGGACATTTGGAGAAACCATCTGAACATTACGTGAGGGAAAATGATTTTTGCccatttcataaaaagaaagggcATCACATTGATGAATGCATTGAGTTTCATCAAAAGGTTGCGAGAATGTTGACTTTAGGAGAGCTAAGGATTGAGGCTGCAAGAGATAATGAAGAGATCGAGATGATAGAGAATCAAGGGAAATGTAGAGTCCAATCAACAGCTAATGGGCTCTCAAAATTGGTATTAACTAAGCCCTCATATGCAAACAAAGTAGACTATGGGATGATGCTTGGAGATTATGGTTATACCTCGAATATTGAAACTCATTTGCCGCTGTTTCGAACTGAGATAAGTGGGCTAACTAGGAGTGGTCGTTGTTTCACACCTGAAGAACTAGAGAAACAAAGAAAGGCTAAAGGCAAGGAGGTGTTGGACCTCGATAAAGAGTTTGAGGTGAATAAACCTGTGACTGAGGAAGAAACAAATGAGTTCTTGAAATTGATGAAGCATAGTGAGTACTGTATAGTGGATCAGTTGAAGAAGACCCCTGCCAAGATCTCCATCATGTCATTAATACTCAGCTCCGAGCCGCATCGTAATGCTTTGCAAAAAGTACTGAATGAGGCCTACGTACCCCAAGATATTGAACAAAAGACTATGGAGCATCTAGTAGGGAGGATCCATGCTGCCAATTACTTATATTTCACAGAAGATGAACTCGACGCTGAAGGAACTGGACATAACAAGCCCTTGTATGTCACGGTCCGATGCAAAGATTGTCTCATCGGTAAGGTTCTCATCGATAACGGCTCGGCCCTTAATGTGTTACCAAGGCATATGCTGGATGAAATGCCGGTAGATCCCTCACACATGCAACCCAGTGTGATGACGACGAGAGCGTACGATGGCTCACCAAGGCAAGTGATAGGGTCAATTGAGGTTGAACTAGCTGTGGGTCCACAAGTCTTTTTAGTAACCCTTCAAgtgatggatatccacccttcctatagcaTGTTGTTAGGAAGGCCATGGATACATTCCGCGGGAGCTGTCACCTCCTCGCTAcatcaatgtttgaagtacATTGCCAATGGTGTCCTGGTTACTGTTAAGGTTGAGGAGACTATATCAATGGTAAGAAATGTGGCGGTTCCATTCAttgaagcagaagattgtaaggATGGAAACCTTCATGCATTTGAGGTTGTGAATACCGAGTGGGTGCCCGAGAACACTGTGGTGAGGAAGCCAGAAATCTCGGAGGCCACCAAAATGGCCGCTAAaagctttttgaaaaacaagattcctTTCCCATATGACATTGAGCAAGGAAGGCTTGAATGGATGgatataatcaaattgaaagctgCAGAACAGAGGTTTGGGCTTGGATATAAGCCCAAAAAGGCGGATTACAAGCGAGCTGCTGGTGcaagaaaggagaagagaatGGCTAGGATTGAAGGAAGGAAGCCTGAAGAAGAAAGCTTAGCCATCCCTCCAATCAGGATTTCATTTCCAAAGGCCGCATATGTGATGCAACCTGATAAGGGACATGGAAACCTCCTTCAgaagtttttttcaatgaacaTAAACACTCTAGAGGAAAATCAAGTCAAGAACATTGCTGATAAAATTGAATCCGAAAGAAGGGATGAAGAGCTGCCACAATTAACCATCCACACTTTGGAAGAAGTCACCGTCAAGACTTTTGTTCGAAAGCTAGCCGAAGGAGAGAAGTTCCAaaattgggagacccaagaagctccattggtttttaaaatgtaa